In Patulibacter sp. SYSU D01012, a single window of DNA contains:
- a CDS encoding carboxymuconolactone decarboxylase family protein, whose product MTGSPPDAPDPAAAGDPGASPDGPGPAVAGDPGTSPHVPGPAVTGDPAAALPPRIPPGGVRAIGVRGAVTVRALGLAMGTARPNLFATVARHPRLFRGWLRFAARLMPRGRLRRRDTELVILRVAHLRGSTYELEHHERLGRHAGLTEDELLRVVAGPAAPGWNDRDRALLLAAEDLVLAGDLDDDTWSLLRSHLDEAEAIELLFLVGHYDLLATVIRTLRIAPDHPGPLPRALRRR is encoded by the coding sequence ATGACCGGCTCGCCGCCCGACGCTCCCGACCCCGCGGCGGCCGGCGATCCCGGCGCGTCGCCCGACGGGCCGGGCCCCGCCGTGGCCGGCGACCCCGGCACGTCGCCCCACGTTCCGGGCCCCGCCGTGACGGGCGACCCCGCGGCAGCGCTGCCGCCGCGGATCCCGCCCGGCGGTGTGCGCGCGATCGGCGTGCGGGGCGCGGTCACCGTCCGCGCGCTCGGTCTGGCGATGGGCACGGCGCGGCCCAACCTGTTCGCGACGGTCGCCCGCCACCCGCGGCTGTTCCGCGGCTGGCTGCGCTTCGCGGCGCGCCTGATGCCGCGGGGCCGCCTGCGCCGCCGCGACACCGAGCTGGTGATCCTGCGCGTCGCGCACCTGCGCGGGTCCACGTACGAGCTGGAGCACCACGAGCGCCTGGGCCGCCATGCGGGGCTGACGGAGGACGAGCTGCTGCGCGTCGTCGCCGGCCCGGCCGCCCCGGGCTGGAACGACCGGGACCGCGCGCTGCTCCTCGCCGCGGAGGACCTCGTCCTGGCCGGCGACCTCGACGACGACACCTGGTCGCTGCTGCGGTCCCACCTGGACGAGGCGGAGGCGATCGAGCTGCTCTTCCTCGTCGGCCACTACGACCTGCTGGCGACGGTCATCCGCACGCTGCGGATCGCCCCGGACCACCCGGGCCCGCTGCCGCGGGCACTGCGGCGCCGGTAG